One window from the genome of Macaca fascicularis isolate 582-1 chromosome 7, T2T-MFA8v1.1 encodes:
- the LOC107130158 gene encoding small ribosomal subunit protein eS27-like — MDVKSPGCYKITTVLSRAQTVVLCVGCCTVLCQPTGGKARLTEGCSFRRKQH; from the coding sequence ATGGATGTGAAATCCCCAGGATGCTATAAAATCACCACGGTCCTTAGCCGTGCACAAACGGTAGTTTTGTGTGTTGGCTGCTGCACTGTCCTCTGCCAGCCTACAGGAGGAAAAGCAAGGCTTACAGAAGGATGTTCCTTTAGGAGGAAGCAGCACTAA